Genomic DNA from Candidatus Hydrogenedentota bacterium:
GTCCAAATTGATCGAGGCCAGAGTCAAACAGGCAAATCCCATTGCATTCAACACCCTGAGGAAACGCGAGTTCAGATCTCTTGCCATGTTTCTCGCGATAGCGGGACCGGCCTTCGTGGCGCTTGGGCTCGCAGTGGCCTACGCGACATACGACGAACAACGTTGCTTTCGTCTGATTGAGGAGCAAGGTGTACAAGGCTTCGGGCAAGTGGAAGCATTGCCTACCGCCATGGCAGGCCCTGTAAAACGTGTTGTATATCGTGTGCAGTCTCCAAATGGGAAGACGGCCAAGTGCGATATGTCCGTCGATCCTGAGTACTGGAAGAGCCTTCAAATCGGCTCAATGATCCCTATAGTCTACGTGCCCGATGTTCCCCGCTACAGCAGACTGCTCAATCAAGAACCCAGACGCTACTATTCGTCCCCCAAGGACTACCTGTTAGCATTTGGCATATCCTTGCTTGGCCTGTTTGCGACCTTCCTAGCGCGACGCCTCTGGCGGCGCCAACGTGAGGAATTAGCTGTTAACGAGGACACGTGACTGCTCAGAGTGCACAATGCTTTATTCTGCGAACTGACACAATCTCGTGAAATCTCGAGACTTCATCATGCCAGACGGATACCGCTGGTTAATCTGGTAGGTGATCGAAGTTTCAGAACAAAAGACAGGGTTCGTGCCTTATCGACGCCTTTGTGTTCGAACTCGATACAACCGTTCAGTAAATCCGCCTTCTTCTTCGAACCTCTTGGCCTGGGCTGCGAGTTGTCTGTCAAGAACAGTCGTAACTACGCCAATGAGGACAAGTACTGAGATTGCAGCGATCCTTAGTAGACGGTATGGTCTGGCCTCATGGACGAAATGGACTTGATGGACGCAGACTCCAGACTATTGGGGTCCTGTCCAGGGGATTTCACTCTTTCTATCCCCGCCTGTTCTTTCACCCAACGTGCTACCTCATCTGCCGATTTCGGCCTCATTCCCACATGTTCTGTCCGCCTAGTCTTGATCTCCATTTTGTCCATTCCGTCCATACTGTCCAAAATGTCCATCGAGCGCAACTGCCCAAATGACCTTCAACCGGTTATAATCCTTCGACCTGACCTCATACACTTGGAGACTTCCATGCAGCTCTTGAAAGGCATTTATCAGATTGGCGGTGACCTAAACGGCATAACCTGGTGCGGCGTGGACGCCGGGTTTGAAGACGGAAACTCGTACGCTATCGTTGCGCCGGGCGGCATCGTGTTAATCGATTGCGGGAACGGCGAAACCCTGCCACAGATCTTTGACAACATGCGGTATTGGGGTCTGGACCCGGACGATATCCGGGCGTGCCTGTTGACGCATGGCCACTATGACCACGCGGGAGCGGCTCACTTATTGCGCGAGCGCGGCGTGCGCCTCTACGCGCAGCGAGTCACGGCTGACTCAATCCGTAGCGGCGACGAGCGGTGTTGCGGGTTTCTGTATCACAAGCCGTTCACGCCGTGCGAAGTCGACGAAATTGTCGAGGACGGCCAACACGTAACCGTGTGCGGCATCGAATTCGAGGTGATGCACCTGCCCGGCCACACAATGGGCTGCACGGCCTACTTCTTCACGCACGATGGCAAGCGCGTCGTGGCGTGTGGCGACGTTATCGGCAC
This window encodes:
- a CDS encoding MBL fold metallo-hydrolase, which encodes MQLLKGIYQIGGDLNGITWCGVDAGFEDGNSYAIVAPGGIVLIDCGNGETLPQIFDNMRYWGLDPDDIRACLLTHGHYDHAGAAHLLRERGVRLYAQRVTADSIRSGDERCCGFLYHKPFTPCEVDEIVEDGQHVTVCGIEFEVMHLPGHTMGCTAYFFTHDGKRVVACGDVIGTLLCGDHGWSGSIDFDKKVYIESLRRFARVDTDVMLAGHGLSYFHNPRRRVEQALNSGLVQWR
- a CDS encoding four helix bundle suffix domain-containing protein — protein: MAAISVLVLIGVVTTVLDRQLAAQAKRFEEEGGFTERLYRVRTQRRR